In the Malania oleifera isolate guangnan ecotype guangnan chromosome 1, ASM2987363v1, whole genome shotgun sequence genome, one interval contains:
- the LOC131161419 gene encoding cyclin-dependent kinase inhibitor 1-like isoform X1 — MGKYMRKSKGIGEVAVMELAHEVGVRTRARALAMAAASVEAAKRRRAVGGELRLSSSCIHLRSRRRVVIKPETENSVSLDASGSLGRIVREDHRSSPSSERMLASCCSSNGSSELVKERVTGVDLEDEAVGIETPNKYFDCRESRETTPSSELRAESEDMESTARPSEGKFRPRSTAKKMPSESEIEEFFATAEKDLQKQFTEKYNYDIVKDVPLEGRYEWVQLVNP, encoded by the exons ATGGGGAAGTATATGCGGAAAAGTAAAGGGATCGGTGAAGTCGCAGTGATGGAATTGGCGCATGAGGTGGGAGTGAGGACTAGAGCTCGAGCACTGGCCATGGCGGCAGCCAGCGTCGAAGCAGCGAAGAGGAGGAGAGCTGTCGGCGGAGAATTGAGGTTGTCTTCGTCGTGTATCCATCTCCGGAGTCGCCGTCGGGTTGTGATTAAACCGGAAACGGAAAATTCCGTTTCGCTGGACGCCTCGGGGAGTTTGGGGAGGATTGTTCGGGAGGATCATCGTTCAAGCCCTAGCTCCGAGCGCATGCTTGCGTCATGTTGCTCCAGTAATGGATCAAGCGAGCTTGTCAAGGAGAGAGTGACAGGCGTAGATCTGGAG GATGAAGCTGTTGGAATTGAAACACCTAATAAGTATTTCGACTGCAGAGAAAG CAGAGAAACAACACCTTCAAGCGAGCTTCGTGCGGAATCGGAGGACATGGAGTCAACGGCAAGGCCATCAGAGGGAAAATTTCGGCCCAGATCAACGGCCAAAAAGATGCCGTCGGAGTCGGAAATCGAAGAATTCTTCGCCACCGCCGAGAAAGACCTCCAGAAACAATTCACGGAAAA GTACAATTACGACATTGTGAAGGACGTCCCCTTGGAAGGTCGCTACGAGTGGGTTCAACTCGTAAACCCATGA
- the LOC131161419 gene encoding cyclin-dependent kinase inhibitor 1-like isoform X2 — protein sequence MGKYMRKSKGIGEVAVMELAHEVGVRTRARALAMAAASVEAAKRRRAVGGELRLSSSCIHLRSRRRVVIKPETENSVSLDASGSLGRIVREDHRSSPSSERMLASCCSSNGSSELVKERVTGVDLEDEAVGIETPNKYFDCRERETTPSSELRAESEDMESTARPSEGKFRPRSTAKKMPSESEIEEFFATAEKDLQKQFTEKYNYDIVKDVPLEGRYEWVQLVNP from the exons ATGGGGAAGTATATGCGGAAAAGTAAAGGGATCGGTGAAGTCGCAGTGATGGAATTGGCGCATGAGGTGGGAGTGAGGACTAGAGCTCGAGCACTGGCCATGGCGGCAGCCAGCGTCGAAGCAGCGAAGAGGAGGAGAGCTGTCGGCGGAGAATTGAGGTTGTCTTCGTCGTGTATCCATCTCCGGAGTCGCCGTCGGGTTGTGATTAAACCGGAAACGGAAAATTCCGTTTCGCTGGACGCCTCGGGGAGTTTGGGGAGGATTGTTCGGGAGGATCATCGTTCAAGCCCTAGCTCCGAGCGCATGCTTGCGTCATGTTGCTCCAGTAATGGATCAAGCGAGCTTGTCAAGGAGAGAGTGACAGGCGTAGATCTGGAG GATGAAGCTGTTGGAATTGAAACACCTAATAAGTATTTCGACTGCAGAGAAAG AGAAACAACACCTTCAAGCGAGCTTCGTGCGGAATCGGAGGACATGGAGTCAACGGCAAGGCCATCAGAGGGAAAATTTCGGCCCAGATCAACGGCCAAAAAGATGCCGTCGGAGTCGGAAATCGAAGAATTCTTCGCCACCGCCGAGAAAGACCTCCAGAAACAATTCACGGAAAA GTACAATTACGACATTGTGAAGGACGTCCCCTTGGAAGGTCGCTACGAGTGGGTTCAACTCGTAAACCCATGA